A region of the Streptomyces sp. NBC_00442 genome:
TGGATCCGCTCAGCCCGCCGGTTCCGGCTGCGGCGGCCCGGGTACGGGTTCGGGGCCCGGAGGCTGCGGCACCGGGTCCGGCAGATCCGGATCCGGGTCGGGCTGCGGCGGCCGGGGGTCGGGACCCGGGCTCGGCGGCTGCGGGTCGGGACCGGGGCCGGGCCGTGGCGGGACCGGGTCGGGGCCGGGGCCGGGGCCCGGGTTGGGAATCGGGCCCGGTTCGGGGTCGGGCAGCGGCGTGGGCCACGGCGGGGTCGGTTCCGGGTGCGGCACGGTCATGGTCGGCCTCCTCAAGGTTCGAGTTCAGCTTCACCCGCGCGCCTGCCCTGCGCCCGCCGGTTCAACCCGTCCGGGTCGGCCCCGCCGCGGCCACCGCCGCCCGCAGCCCGAGCCGGGGACTGGCGAGGACGGAAACGCCGCACGTGGTGCGCGCGGCCGCCGGGGCCATCGAGGCCTGTGCGAGCACGACGACATCGACATCGCACAGCGCGTCGACGGTCCGCGCGATCGCCGCGCAGTACGCCTGCGCGTCGCCCGACTCGAAATGCGCCCAGGCTCCTTCGGCCAGGACCGTACGCAGGACGAGCGCCTGGACGGCGCCGGCCCCTTCGCCGGTCGCCCCCTCGCCGCGCACGACGCCCCGTACGCGCGTCGCGCCCTGGTCGCGCGTCGCGCCCTGGTCGCGCGTCGCGCCCTGGTCGCGGAGCGCGTCCTCTTCACGGATCAGCGCCGCGGTCGGTTCCAGGGTGGACTCGACCGTCGCCACCACCGCGATCCGACGGCCGTGCGCCACGGCGGCCGCGGCCATCGGCCGGTCGACCCGGAGCACCGGAACGCCGAGCGAGACCGAGGCCGCCTCGGCGACGGCACCGATCGTGGAGCAGGTGCACAGAACCGCGTCCGCACCCCGGGCCACCGCCCCGGCCAGGACGGCGCGCACGTCGCCGGTC
Encoded here:
- a CDS encoding arylsulfatase, producing the protein MTRLALLHTSPAHVPVFDALRDDEAPGLELRHLVHGQLLDRARESGPHAVTGDVRAVLAGAVARGADAVLCTCSTIGAVAEAASVSLGVPVLRVDRPMAAAAVAHGRRIAVVATVESTLEPTAALIREEDALRDQGATRDQGATRDQGATRVRGVVRGEGATGEGAGAVQALVLRTVLAEGAWAHFESGDAQAYCAAIARTVDALCDVDVVVLAQASMAPAAARTTCGVSVLASPRLGLRAAVAAAGPTRTG